The proteins below come from a single Leptospiraceae bacterium genomic window:
- a CDS encoding ATP-binding protein, whose amino-acid sequence MRIFLGFIILMRSNSNYPQPIALTLELYHSEEQPFRKSHRLIDLAEAVIKYYTVVIVSNYMESKDVHEDVKAILGAGLKTPSLGVWAFFTEKIHPFILKENAIWKDFPEFFEKVLRLATVPIIEFRNSYAYGSTPSDEDCLEDCKRIYPHVEKILNSKYLTDYSLLVGRRNSEKEISFEVFMSGGQASLPVTRTYSDLGTGKDAYPTFHNTVFLASPEGRLLSLHPLLVIKPEFPKFITEEILEKEITPKITKAQKQIILTLYQKSEKGYKLKEQKEADKVKLVATLFQEIGFSKEKFFYYNDLRNNKAISLLNYDASLKERDKELLEIFTKIFPIHEWEKVESPFKNRIEELTENFIGRTEELSHLKKFIEYNEKGHYLIWGTPGVGKSALVARAVQELSWFTETKKTNLHVVEYFIRRGTLFSKPEFYLETLYKQLEYKFQTKIPLGNTVSEKVEKSIERFAKISEKLVEKKEKLVVFIDGLDEAGEDLLQILPIQLYPHILFLFSSRPVPSAKKVYETSLNAEYKKEITLGGLSLEDIRALLYKFINIYELDEKYANVVLEKSEGNPLYLHLLCNELFKGEIALNDTNALPKEIGIFYKSILSRFMELTNGEKILEFLFLLAVSLDYLHADTIALFLEISRPLADKILDECAEVLQENPITTEFEDWQLFHESFREFLKSKYSRETKAMEERILSVCRKWENRNQENTDPHTIRYMLSYYIKHLSFQNTPTTDLELAKTILKKSYIAAQLKHLEFYDTSLSDAVLALGIMTSNHPKELSIICQIALLAGELGNKAESDIHIAFEWAKKEGRFADAVRRVSILQDKKELFKALFLLLWIAADREEASAEVNKGNCEYLLAVMEDEIPADTADWSEFASETLAVEVVGKVLRWSDRIQVSYEWAIRK is encoded by the coding sequence ATGCGGATTTTTCTGGGGTTTATAATTTTGATGAGAAGTAATTCTAATTACCCACAACCAATTGCTTTAACGTTAGAACTATATCACTCCGAAGAACAACCGTTTCGAAAGAGTCATAGACTCATCGACCTTGCAGAAGCTGTTATTAAATACTATACGGTGGTGATTGTTTCCAACTATATGGAGTCTAAAGACGTTCACGAGGATGTAAAAGCAATTCTAGGAGCGGGTTTAAAAACTCCATCGCTTGGTGTCTGGGCGTTTTTTACAGAAAAGATTCATCCTTTTATTCTCAAAGAAAATGCAATCTGGAAAGACTTTCCTGAGTTCTTCGAAAAAGTTTTACGACTGGCGACAGTTCCCATCATTGAATTTAGAAACTCCTACGCATATGGCTCGACTCCTAGCGATGAGGATTGTTTGGAAGATTGTAAAAGAATTTATCCTCATGTTGAAAAAATTCTGAATAGCAAATATCTCACCGATTACAGCTTGTTAGTCGGTCGAAGGAATTCTGAGAAAGAAATTAGTTTTGAAGTATTCATGAGTGGAGGACAGGCATCCCTGCCTGTCACAAGGACATATTCTGATTTAGGGACAGGCAAGGATGCCTATCCTACCTTTCATAATACCGTATTCCTCGCAAGTCCAGAAGGAAGGCTTTTATCCTTACATCCATTACTTGTAATTAAACCAGAATTTCCTAAATTTATAACGGAGGAAATTTTAGAAAAAGAAATTACTCCTAAAATAACGAAAGCCCAAAAGCAAATAATTCTTACCTTGTATCAAAAATCAGAGAAGGGATACAAATTAAAGGAGCAGAAAGAAGCGGATAAGGTCAAATTAGTCGCAACACTCTTCCAAGAAATTGGATTTTCCAAGGAGAAATTTTTCTACTACAATGACTTGCGAAACAATAAAGCAATCAGTCTTTTGAACTACGATGCTTCGCTAAAAGAAAGAGACAAAGAACTCCTAGAAATATTTACAAAGATTTTTCCAATCCATGAATGGGAGAAAGTAGAATCTCCGTTTAAAAATAGAATTGAAGAGCTAACGGAAAACTTCATTGGAAGAACAGAAGAGCTAAGTCATCTAAAGAAATTCATCGAATACAACGAAAAAGGTCATTATCTAATTTGGGGAACACCCGGAGTGGGTAAATCAGCCTTAGTCGCAAGAGCGGTGCAAGAGTTATCCTGGTTTACCGAGACAAAGAAAACAAACCTTCACGTAGTAGAATACTTCATCCGAAGAGGGACTTTATTTTCCAAACCAGAATTTTACTTGGAGACTTTGTATAAACAATTGGAATACAAATTCCAAACCAAAATTCCGCTTGGAAATACGGTTAGCGAAAAGGTAGAAAAAAGTATTGAACGGTTTGCAAAAATTTCTGAAAAGCTTGTAGAGAAAAAAGAAAAGTTAGTCGTATTCATTGACGGACTCGATGAAGCAGGAGAAGACTTACTCCAGATACTGCCTATTCAACTGTATCCACATATTCTATTTTTATTTTCTTCGAGACCAGTTCCTAGCGCCAAGAAAGTCTATGAAACTTCTCTGAATGCAGAATACAAAAAAGAAATTACTCTCGGTGGCCTGTCGCTAGAAGATATTCGGGCATTGCTTTATAAATTCATTAACATCTATGAATTGGATGAAAAATATGCAAACGTGGTTTTGGAAAAGTCAGAGGGTAATCCTCTTTATCTACACCTACTTTGCAATGAGTTATTCAAAGGAGAAATCGCACTCAACGATACAAACGCGCTCCCAAAAGAAATAGGAATTTTTTACAAATCCATCCTAAGTCGATTTATGGAATTGACAAACGGAGAAAAGATTCTAGAATTCTTATTTTTACTTGCGGTTTCACTAGATTATCTCCATGCTGACACGATAGCTTTGTTCCTAGAAATCTCTCGCCCACTAGCGGACAAAATTTTAGATGAATGCGCGGAGGTATTACAAGAAAATCCAATCACAACCGAATTCGAAGACTGGCAATTATTTCATGAATCTTTCCGAGAATTTCTAAAAAGCAAATACTCTAGAGAAACAAAAGCGATGGAAGAGAGAATACTTTCCGTTTGCCGTAAATGGGAAAATAGAAACCAAGAAAACACCGACCCGCATACGATTCGTTATATGCTGTCGTATTACATAAAGCACCTGAGTTTTCAGAATACACCTACCACCGATTTAGAATTAGCAAAAACGATTTTAAAAAAATCCTATATTGCAGCACAGCTAAAACATTTAGAATTTTACGACACCAGTCTCTCCGATGCAGTTCTCGCTTTAGGGATAATGACAAGTAACCACCCGAAAGAACTTTCTATCATCTGCCAAATCGCTCTTCTCGCAGGCGAGCTTGGAAATAAAGCAGAATCCGATATTCATATCGCCTTCGAATGGGCTAAGAAAGAAGGTCGGTTTGCGGATGCAGTCAGAAGAGTCAGCATTTTACAGGACAAAAAGGAGCTTTTCAAGGCTTTGTTTCTACTTCTCTGGATTGCCGCCGATAGAGAAGAAGCAAGTGCCGAGGTGAATAAAGGAAATTGTGAATACTTACTCGCTGTGATGGAGGATGAGATTCCTGCGGATACTGCCGATTGGTCTGAGTTTGCAAGTGAAACTTTGGCTGTGGAAGTGGTTGGGAAAGTGCTACGGTGGTCGGATAGGATTCAGGTTTCTTACGAATGGGCAATCAGGAAGTAG
- a CDS encoding transposase, with protein MDFILNEHSDLFSEYINSFDPLWVRKEQKEYFEKTLKGFSSEIKRKNIERISETIIDQDYQNLHHFITTSPWDKKDMNEIRINFMREHSNSYPTKKAILVIDDSGVLKRGNSTEGVGHQYIGQVGKVANGNVFVTSHLVSEFKHMPLDIKKNLYPKIKLKPKKNKNLQQR; from the coding sequence GTGGATTTCATACTTAACGAGCATTCCGATTTATTTAGCGAGTATATAAATTCTTTCGATCCATTATGGGTAAGGAAAGAGCAAAAAGAATATTTTGAGAAGACCTTAAAAGGTTTTAGTTCAGAGATAAAACGGAAAAATATTGAGCGGATTTCCGAAACGATAATAGATCAGGATTATCAAAATCTCCATCATTTCATTACAACTTCTCCTTGGGATAAGAAGGATATGAATGAGATACGTATTAACTTTATGCGAGAGCATAGTAACTCTTATCCGACAAAGAAAGCGATATTAGTCATTGATGATTCTGGTGTTCTTAAAAGAGGCAATTCGACAGAAGGCGTTGGGCATCAATATATTGGTCAAGTTGGAAAAGTGGCTAATGGCAACGTATTCGTAACCTCACATTTAGTGAGTGAGTTCAAGCATATGCCATTAGATATAAAAAAGAATTTATACCCGAAGATAAAACTAAAACCAAAGAAGAACAAAAATTTACAACAAAGATAG
- a CDS encoding transposase, translating to MRYKKEFIPEDKTKTKEEQKFTTKIEIAIFLIEEAIRRGIKFEFVVADAWYGSSPNFTDYLEAKGLKYIVSIKSNRNIFYKFPNDLKSSEHKISELLTLIEPNAFRPLILNYQMVRTRKFILLGWI from the coding sequence ATTAGATATAAAAAAGAATTTATACCCGAAGATAAAACTAAAACCAAAGAAGAACAAAAATTTACAACAAAGATAGAGATTGCGATTTTTCTAATAGAAGAAGCTATTCGACGAGGAATCAAATTTGAATTCGTTGTTGCAGATGCATGGTATGGTTCTAGCCCTAATTTTACTGACTATTTAGAGGCTAAAGGTTTGAAGTATATTGTATCAATTAAAAGTAATCGAAATATATTTTACAAATTTCCTAATGATTTAAAAAGTAGTGAGCACAAGATAAGTGAGTTACTTACACTCATAGAGCCTAACGCATTTCGCCCCTTGATATTAAATTATCAGATGGTTCGAACAAGAAAATTTATTTTGTTAGGATGGATTTAA
- a CDS encoding transposase: MKGCIHHTDADVRYCSDRYVERLMNYGMQISMCVGNVYENAHAESLNKTIKAGEINISDYDSKEESGASIFGYVNKYNALKPHSAHNGMSPAEFAAFISKNKKK; this comes from the coding sequence TTGAAGGGATGCATTCACCATACTGATGCAGATGTAAGGTATTGCTCTGATAGATACGTTGAGCGGCTAATGAATTACGGAATGCAGATTTCTATGTGTGTGGGTAACGTATACGAAAATGCTCATGCTGAATCTTTGAACAAAACTATAAAGGCTGGTGAAATAAATATTTCCGACTATGATAGCAAGGAAGAATCCGGAGCCTCTATCTTTGGTTATGTAAACAAGTATAACGCACTGAAACCTCACTCTGCGCATAACGGTATGTCACCCGCTGAGTTCGCTGCATTTATTTCAAAGAATAAAAAAAAGTAA
- a CDS encoding IS3 family transposase has translation MNISPNTLYYKPVDWKSKDAPVLRLIQLFLEKLPASGVPSVTYHLKKVMVINKKRIERIMKDNGLINTKKRPKKAKTTDSGHKFHKYTNLTKGIKTTNLNQIIVGDVTAYDVKRG, from the coding sequence ATGAACATTAGCCCCAATACACTATACTACAAGCCTGTAGATTGGAAGTCGAAAGATGCGCCTGTATTAAGACTGATTCAATTGTTTTTAGAAAAATTACCAGCCTCCGGCGTTCCATCGGTTACATATCATTTGAAGAAAGTTATGGTCATTAACAAGAAGCGAATCGAAAGGATAATGAAAGATAATGGTCTGATTAATACGAAAAAACGTCCTAAAAAGGCTAAAACGACTGATTCTGGGCATAAATTCCATAAGTATACAAATCTAACCAAAGGAATAAAGACAACAAATTTGAACCAGATAATTGTTGGTGATGTAACAGCCTATGACGTAAAAAGGGGTTAA
- a CDS encoding transposase, with translation MITRKRYGIDFQKKMAVELSTGQSSLSEVSKRERISVQTLSKWRDKYGFGDGFQRNETDSNEVRELKRLVNEYESALGEMALQNHVLKKMQEFGLARERRKNSSGVISPSTLGLKGVAK, from the coding sequence ATGATTACACGCAAACGATATGGGATAGATTTTCAAAAGAAGATGGCTGTAGAACTAAGCACGGGTCAAAGTTCATTGTCTGAGGTAAGCAAAAGAGAGAGGATTTCTGTCCAAACACTTTCGAAGTGGAGGGATAAATATGGATTTGGCGATGGATTTCAGAGAAATGAAACGGATTCAAATGAAGTAAGAGAGTTGAAAAGATTGGTCAATGAGTATGAATCAGCGTTAGGCGAAATGGCATTACAGAATCACGTTTTAAAAAAAATGCAAGAATTTGGCTTAGCACGAGAGAGAAGAAAGAATTCGTCAGGGGTTATCTCGCCAAGTACGTTGGGATTAAAAGGAGTTGCAAAATAA
- a CDS encoding GIY-YIG nuclease family protein gives MPYTYILKCCDDSFYTGSTLNLEKRLAEHNAGEGANYTSKRLPLELVYYEEYDRIDDAFNRENQIQGWTRKKKMALIDGKNTDLPALAKKFGH, from the coding sequence ATGCCATATACCTACATTCTAAAATGTTGTGATGATAGCTTTTACACAGGAAGCACTTTAAATTTAGAAAAGAGACTAGCAGAACACAATGCAGGAGAAGGCGCAAACTATACAAGCAAGCGTCTTCCTTTGGAATTAGTGTATTATGAAGAATACGACAGAATAGACGACGCATTCAATAGAGAAAACCAAATCCAAGGCTGGACACGTAAAAAGAAAATGGCTTTGATTGATGGAAAGAACACTGATTTGCCGGCATTAGCGAAAAAGTTCGGTCACTGA
- a CDS encoding ISAs1 family transposase, whose amino-acid sequence MNEQLNIYEHFNELIDPRIERGRKHLLVDIIFVAIVSIISGADDWNEIEEFGNLKIEWLRKFIKLENGIPSHDTFNRVFSLLDPKKFSELAMELFNPNIVEGLDLISIDGKTVRRSVDKKNNKFPIHIVSAWSSKSGITLGQVKVEEKSNEITAIPELLSQIKVKNSIVSIDAMGCQKKITEKIIEQKGDYAIALKENQPTVYKEVLNYFEQQLLSGFERVNVGYSMTEQKGHGRIEKREYWLLSDIDWISKKDEWKGLKSVGMVRSEREYQGKKSIESRYFISSLTNPELFQKSVRTHWQIENSCHWILDVVFREDDSRIRAGYAAENFSIIRKIALNFLKNDTTIKIGVKGKRRAAGWDDKYRSKIIGF is encoded by the coding sequence ATGAACGAACAGTTAAACATATACGAACATTTTAATGAGCTAATTGATCCGCGAATAGAGCGAGGAAGAAAGCATTTACTAGTAGATATAATATTTGTAGCAATCGTTTCCATCATAAGTGGAGCGGACGATTGGAATGAAATAGAAGAGTTTGGTAATTTGAAAATAGAATGGTTGCGGAAATTCATAAAGTTAGAGAATGGTATTCCATCGCATGATACATTTAATAGAGTCTTTTCGCTGTTAGACCCTAAAAAGTTTTCTGAGTTGGCGATGGAATTATTTAATCCGAATATCGTAGAAGGTTTAGATTTAATTTCAATAGATGGGAAAACTGTAAGACGTTCGGTCGATAAAAAGAACAATAAATTTCCGATTCATATTGTAAGTGCGTGGTCAAGTAAGAGTGGAATTACCTTGGGGCAAGTAAAAGTAGAGGAGAAGAGTAATGAAATTACAGCGATTCCTGAATTGCTTTCTCAGATAAAAGTGAAGAATAGCATTGTATCTATTGACGCAATGGGCTGTCAGAAAAAGATTACAGAAAAGATTATAGAGCAAAAAGGCGATTATGCGATAGCCTTGAAGGAGAATCAACCGACAGTGTATAAAGAGGTTTTGAATTATTTTGAGCAACAATTGCTTTCTGGATTTGAAAGGGTAAATGTCGGTTATTCAATGACAGAGCAAAAAGGACATGGTCGAATTGAAAAAAGAGAATACTGGCTATTATCCGATATTGATTGGATTTCTAAGAAAGACGAATGGAAGGGATTGAAAAGTGTAGGAATGGTTCGTTCCGAGCGAGAATACCAAGGAAAAAAATCTATAGAGTCTCGATATTTTATTTCTAGTTTAACTAACCCTGAACTTTTTCAGAAATCTGTAAGAACTCATTGGCAAATTGAAAACTCTTGTCACTGGATTTTAGATGTCGTTTTTCGAGAAGATGATAGTCGAATTCGTGCTGGCTACGCTGCCGAAAATTTTTCCATCATCAGAAAAATTGCTCTAAATTTCTTGAAGAATGATACCACAATTAAGATTGGAGTAAAAGGAAAACGACGCGCCGCAGGATGGGATGATAAATATCGCAGTAAAATCATAGGTTTTTAA
- the groL gene encoding chaperonin GroEL (60 kDa chaperone family; promotes refolding of misfolded polypeptides especially under stressful conditions; forms two stacked rings of heptamers to form a barrel-shaped 14mer; ends can be capped by GroES; misfolded proteins enter the barrel where they are refolded when GroES binds) yields the protein MAKVIEYNEEARRKLLAGVNKLANAVKVTLGPKGRNVVIDKKFGAPTITKDGVTVAKEIDLEDPIENMGAQMVKEVSTKTNDIAGDGTTTATILAQAIITEGLKNVTAGANPMALKHGIDKAVVAAVEYIKSKSVKIENKQDIANVGTISANNDKEIGNLIADAMDKVGKDGVITVEEAKSIETTLDVVEGMQFDRGYVSPYMVTDPESMTATLNDPFILIYDKKISSMKDLLPVLEKVAQSGKSLLIIAEEVEGEALATIVVNTIRKTISCVAVKAPGFGDRRKSMLEDIAVLTGGQVVSEDLGMKLENADLKTLGRAAKVTIDKENTTIIEGKGTSKDIQGRISQIKKQVEDTTSEYDREKLQERLAKLAGGVAVIHVGAATEVEMKEKKARVEDALSATRSAVDEGIVAGGGLTLLRAQAAVKALKLEGDENTGAKIVLRALEEPIRMITNNAGLEGSVIVEEARGKEGNIGYNALTMVWEDLIKAGIVDPAKVVRSALQNAASIGAMILTTEVTITDKPEKDGGAGGGMPGGMGGMGGMGGMGGMM from the coding sequence ATGGCAAAAGTAATTGAATACAACGAAGAAGCACGCAGAAAATTATTAGCAGGTGTCAACAAACTTGCAAACGCAGTAAAAGTAACTCTTGGTCCTAAAGGACGTAACGTAGTTATCGATAAAAAATTTGGTGCTCCAACAATCACTAAAGACGGCGTAACTGTAGCGAAAGAAATCGATTTAGAAGATCCAATCGAAAACATGGGCGCACAAATGGTAAAAGAAGTATCTACCAAAACCAACGACATCGCGGGTGACGGTACTACTACTGCTACTATTTTAGCACAAGCTATCATCACTGAAGGTTTGAAAAACGTAACCGCTGGGGCAAACCCAATGGCACTCAAACACGGTATCGACAAAGCTGTAGTAGCCGCAGTTGAATACATCAAATCTAAATCTGTAAAAATCGAAAACAAACAAGACATCGCAAACGTAGGAACTATTTCTGCAAACAACGACAAAGAAATTGGTAACCTAATCGCTGACGCAATGGACAAAGTAGGCAAAGACGGTGTAATCACTGTAGAAGAAGCTAAGTCTATCGAAACTACTCTTGATGTAGTGGAAGGTATGCAATTCGACAGAGGATACGTTTCTCCTTATATGGTAACTGATCCAGAAAGCATGACTGCTACTCTAAACGATCCGTTCATTTTGATCTATGACAAAAAAATCTCTTCTATGAAAGATCTTCTCCCTGTGTTAGAGAAAGTTGCTCAAAGCGGCAAATCACTCTTAATCATTGCAGAAGAAGTAGAAGGCGAAGCTCTTGCAACTATCGTTGTAAATACGATTCGTAAGACAATATCTTGCGTTGCAGTTAAAGCTCCTGGATTCGGAGATAGAAGAAAATCTATGCTCGAAGACATCGCTGTGTTAACCGGTGGACAAGTTGTTTCTGAAGACCTAGGTATGAAACTAGAAAACGCTGACCTCAAAACTCTTGGTCGTGCGGCTAAAGTAACTATCGACAAAGAAAACACAACGATCATCGAAGGCAAAGGAACATCTAAAGACATCCAAGGAAGAATTTCTCAAATCAAAAAACAAGTAGAAGATACTACTTCTGAATACGATAGAGAAAAACTCCAAGAGCGTCTTGCTAAACTTGCTGGTGGTGTTGCCGTTATCCACGTAGGTGCTGCTACTGAAGTAGAAATGAAAGAGAAAAAAGCTCGTGTTGAAGATGCATTATCCGCTACTCGTTCTGCTGTAGATGAGGGTATCGTAGCTGGTGGTGGTTTAACACTATTACGCGCTCAAGCTGCTGTTAAAGCTCTCAAACTTGAAGGCGATGAAAACACTGGCGCAAAAATCGTATTACGCGCTCTTGAAGAACCAATCCGTATGATCACAAACAACGCTGGTCTCGAAGGCTCTGTAATCGTGGAAGAAGCTCGTGGTAAAGAAGGTAACATCGGTTACAACGCATTAACCATGGTTTGGGAAGACCTTATCAAAGCTGGTATCGTTGATCCTGCTAAAGTAGTTCGTTCTGCTCTACAAAACGCTGCTTCTATCGGTGCAATGATCCTCACAACCGAAGTTACTATCACTGACAAACCTGAGAAAGACGGTGGTGCTGGTGGTGGAATGCCTGGTGGTATGGGCGGAATGGGTGGTATGGGAGGCATGGGCGGAATGATGTAA
- a CDS encoding co-chaperone GroES, whose translation MMAIKPLGDRVLIEPKSEAEEKIGSLYVPDTAKEKQQEGKVVEVGSGRYEDGKLVPIEVKVGDTVLYGKYSGTEVKQGGKEYLIVRESDILAVVK comes from the coding sequence ATTATGGCTATCAAACCACTTGGCGATAGAGTTTTAATAGAGCCTAAATCAGAGGCTGAAGAAAAAATTGGAAGTTTATATGTTCCTGACACTGCAAAAGAAAAGCAACAAGAAGGAAAAGTAGTAGAAGTAGGATCCGGACGTTACGAAGACGGAAAGCTTGTTCCTATCGAAGTTAAAGTAGGGGACACAGTCCTTTACGGAAAATATTCCGGCACTGAAGTTAAACAGGGCGGAAAAGAATACTTAATCGTAAGAGAATCTGACATTCTCGCAGTAGTAAAATAA
- a CDS encoding PD-(D/E)XK nuclease family transposase — MNRQNFPQKIIYYWSKFYSRAIIRGENYNKLPKVYSINFIKSPYAQAR; from the coding sequence ATCAATCGACAAAACTTTCCGCAGAAAATTATTTACTACTGGTCAAAATTTTATTCAAGAGCAATCATTCGAGGAGAAAATTACAATAAACTACCTAAGGTCTATTCTATAAATTTTATTAAGTCACCTTACGCGCAAGCGCGTTGA
- a CDS encoding PD-(D/E)XK nuclease family transposase has protein sequence MYNEEKNQYSNFKIQSEQNPIIFLTENFSIRIIELPKLVDGFSKIKAPLDYWIYFMKEAANLKGEEMKTLIKKNPKIKKAINELKFVYLNKKSREYYEMKFKADMDYSNDIT, from the coding sequence TTGTACAACGAAGAGAAAAATCAATACTCGAATTTTAAAATTCAATCAGAACAAAATCCCATAATTTTTTTGACTGAGAACTTTAGTATACGCATAATAGAATTACCAAAGTTAGTTGATGGATTTTCTAAAATAAAAGCACCACTAGACTATTGGATTTACTTTATGAAAGAAGCCGCTAACTTAAAGGGAGAAGAGATGAAAACGCTAATAAAGAAAAACCCAAAAATCAAAAAAGCAATCAACGAATTAAAATTTGTCTATTTAAATAAAAAGTCCCGTGAATACTATGAAATGAAATTCAAAGCCGATATGGATTATTCCAATGATATCACTTAA
- a CDS encoding DUF1564 family protein, giving the protein MTYEEFLKDNLESLKEHFWGIEAKGYKNGVTVSTNKKYYPREKNPFIEINSTLLIPEKYYLQFRQNIVRHGGVRAYVAYLLLKYKIHIANGLIPTYCNHTTKYQEKNQNLIKVAFRPNLDDWAELKLSGFVLGYPFLP; this is encoded by the coding sequence ATGACCTACGAAGAATTTCTAAAAGATAATCTGGAATCATTAAAAGAACATTTCTGGGGTATCGAGGCTAAAGGATACAAAAACGGAGTAACCGTTTCTACGAATAAAAAGTATTATCCGCGCGAAAAAAATCCTTTCATAGAGATTAATTCAACCCTTTTAATTCCAGAAAAATACTATCTCCAATTTCGTCAGAATATTGTACGTCATGGCGGTGTTCGAGCGTATGTCGCATACCTTCTATTAAAATACAAAATCCATATCGCGAACGGACTTATTCCCACTTACTGCAATCATACTACTAAATACCAAGAGAAAAACCAAAACCTCATCAAAGTCGCGTTCCGTCCGAATTTGGACGACTGGGCTGAGTTAAAGTTATCCGGGTTTGTTTTGGGATATCCATTTCTGCCTTAA
- a CDS encoding acetyl-CoA hydrolase/transferase family protein, translated as MNNSDWKSRAVSAEDALKLVKSHDNIFVHGAAATPTPLLEAMVKRKDIEGIKLYHLHLTGPIEFVEPQYSNQFFSISLFTGAAMRKPIEEGRADFVPIFLSAIPSLFLSGAVKLDVAFLQLSPPDKHGYCTLGTSVDTAKAAAESAKIIIAEINEQMPRTHGNAVVPFKKIKAFTLTNRPLHFHEGEKESEVESKIGQIVADLVEDGSCLQMGIGGIPDAVLSRLKNKLELGIHTEMFSDRVVDLFEAGAISNKLKKVHQYRLVTSFCAGTQKLYDFVNDNPAVEFHPCDRTNDTHIIRENDKVIAINSALEIDLTGQVCADSMGHRIFSGIGGQMDFIRGAALSKNGKPIIALPSTAAKGKVSRITTELNPGAGVVTTRGHVHWVATEFGTVNLYGKSLKQRAEALISIAHPDFRGELKSKVSAIRHFVF; from the coding sequence ATGAATAATAGTGATTGGAAAAGTAGAGCAGTGAGTGCAGAAGATGCATTAAAATTAGTAAAAAGTCATGATAATATTTTTGTGCATGGTGCAGCAGCAACGCCAACTCCATTACTTGAAGCAATGGTAAAAAGAAAAGATATAGAGGGAATCAAACTTTATCATTTACACTTAACCGGACCGATTGAATTTGTGGAGCCACAATACAGTAATCAATTTTTTTCTATCTCCCTATTTACAGGAGCCGCAATGAGAAAACCAATTGAAGAAGGTAGAGCGGACTTTGTCCCAATTTTTTTATCAGCAATTCCTTCGTTATTTTTATCCGGAGCAGTTAAATTAGATGTCGCATTCTTACAATTATCCCCTCCTGATAAACACGGATACTGCACATTAGGCACTTCTGTCGATACAGCAAAAGCAGCAGCAGAATCAGCTAAAATTATCATTGCTGAAATTAACGAACAAATGCCAAGAACTCATGGAAATGCAGTTGTTCCGTTTAAAAAAATCAAAGCATTCACTTTGACAAATCGTCCACTTCATTTTCATGAAGGTGAAAAAGAATCGGAAGTAGAATCTAAAATTGGACAAATTGTTGCTGATTTAGTAGAAGACGGATCTTGCCTCCAAATGGGCATCGGTGGAATTCCTGACGCAGTGTTATCTCGTTTAAAAAATAAACTAGAGCTCGGCATACATACAGAAATGTTTTCTGACAGAGTTGTAGATTTATTTGAAGCAGGGGCAATTTCGAATAAACTAAAAAAAGTACATCAATATAGATTGGTAACTAGTTTTTGCGCGGGAACTCAGAAATTGTACGACTTTGTAAATGATAACCCTGCAGTAGAATTTCACCCTTGTGATAGAACTAACGATACACATATCATTAGAGAGAATGATAAGGTAATAGCTATTAACTCCGCACTTGAAATCGATTTAACTGGTCAGGTATGCGCAGACTCTATGGGTCATAGAATATTTTCTGGAATTGGCGGACAAATGGATTTTATCCGCGGTGCAGCATTATCCAAAAATGGTAAACCTATTATTGCACTTCCCTCTACAGCGGCTAAAGGCAAAGTTTCCAGAATTACTACTGAGCTAAATCCAGGAGCTGGTGTAGTTACGACTCGTGGTCATGTTCATTGGGTAGCGACAGAATTTGGAACCGTAAACTTATACGGAAAATCCTTAAAACAAAGAGCAGAAGCTTTAATCTCTATTGCTCACCCAGATTTTAGAGGTGAACTTAAATCAAAAGTAAGTGCAATTAGACATTTTGTATTTTAG